ttatattattatatattatatacatatattaattgttattatataaataaaaaagttctatttttttttgataaaatataacaagttttttatattttatggattttataaaaaacccATATACAGCACTATTTTTAGAACAGATGTTAGGTTTTAAAACTAAGTGTATTAGAATTCAATTCTGAAGactaaataaacataaaaatataagtttaattttatttattaagttataagcaaGTTTAAATAACTCTGCATTATATGATGATGCAAAGTGAAGATAGAACGAGGTATaacgaagataaatttatctcattttatctcttttacgtttcatctaaaaaatctaattttaattagatttaatatataatttgatatataagtttaaaataatatttttgtatatcttttaatattttatataactttctcgtttgttttttagaatcttccaaaaatatcccaaaaaaatattaatattatattttataaagatacaaatattttctaaattattaaaaaataaaatatattttatttttaaattaatattaaaatttaataaaatttatttatttaaattcatattttaatataatatataatataataatattttaatattataatatatataattatatatattgttatatattattatatattatatataatataaatttataatataatataatatatttataatatatattataatataatataatatatttataatatatattataatataatataatataaatcaataagtatgttatataaataattaaaattatacattttttaaataaataagtattgctttaattacattattagatataattataattagatttatataattaaattaataatttttataattattgcaaaacaATATAACtctgcataatatttttaacattcattttcaaaatttttattattttatataattaacattttttaattattagaagaaatttcttaataatattatcgatttttataatataataatattataataatttatctacattaataaataattttaaaaatttattaatttgattataaatatctatattatacttatgttGATTTAAGATAACTATATGCAATATGCGTCTGACATATACATGATGATACTACTTACAGAGTACTACATTATATTCTCGTATTCTACTTATGCATGtgataagttatattatatataactatagaaaatttttatataatcataattatgtttttaaaaaatttcactttatttttatgaatatattttttatgaaatcattGTATAAAACTAAggattatcaaaaattgaaattttattagataaataaatagacgaatttcaattttgttattattaaaaacattcaaatgtctttaataaaattaatgttgacttatattaaataaaaatataattatatatataatatttattataattatatttacaagaaataaaaataaattttaaaaattaataaaactattattttattttttttattaaaataaatgtatatatatttgttaaaattataatatatagtatatattaaattcattcatattattattaaaatatattaataattcctttttttttttgcttttattaattgtgttagaatacatttttaatgaaagaattatatcaaaatttgcactattttttatttatattaaagcaaaattatgttaaaaaaatattgtattataatttccatacttatctaaataatttagatacttatctatttatttattattcgtttatctaatatttaatatttaatatttaatatttaattgatctattatatattacattttgtgatataaaattatattagaaatatattaaattttcaaattttcacaaattttcaaatatatttaattatatattaaatatatttttaaaaaatacacattcatacggaaatatatatttattatttatataatacaatataaattaatttgaaaaaattaattcacattttaattaattaattaacatttaatttggagttaatttaaaaaaaataaataacaatgataatcaatatttgacaaatttacttaattatttgttacataACTTATGTTACATTAAagtcttattatattaaacttttatattaaacgttattctttcaaaatgaACGCATGATTATtacatcttaaaatatatatatctgccattttatatttatcattctatatatctattattctatCAATTGATAATgtcaaatctaaatatatttattcatgttgtaataattttaaaattaaataaaaatgtttttcataaataaattatgtatattacatttcatagaaatataattcaacgTTACAATTGATgtctttcataaataaatcgtCTAGACTACATTCCATAAAAATGCAACCCAATAAAATGTATGCAACATATCTAGTCTGTTACGTGTATGTCATTGAAGATCGAATTgtgttatatacatatataaacgcatatatacacatatatatctatatgtagAAGTTTTCTTGCGTAAATACTAGAGGACTTCATAGCATCGCAACGTCAACTTGCGTAACGATGACGAGCGTGATGAATCGAAGTTCGCGCGGATGAACGTGACGAGTGATCGATCCGCATATGTTTGTGACATTGATCGACGTTATTTGTGACGCTTTTACTTATTACGCCTACACACGGTCACGTAGCTCGTAACGACGTAATCGATTGTGCCGAGGCTATAGAGATTATGGGGACACTGGCCCCATCACAGGCTTCTCcacgtaaaaaagaaaaccagACcttgttgaataataaatcttttcatttGCTCACAGTACAACGATTGCGATACGAGACATCATGCTtggattggaataaaaatgtatacacATGCATGAAATTgtgaaatgttattattttgcgAAAATATCTGTGGTGTTAATATTACATGATGTAGTTTTACGAAAGATGGttcaattatgaataaatattttgcaagtttataagtataatagttatataaatatatacatagttataaaatattgtaagtaaacatttgttttgatttttttgttttgttaacCAGAAaagttgcaaatattttaataattgaaaatatattcttttgaaaagaattgcttaatcataaatttgtaTTCTCTTGGAATTCCATAttcgcaaaatataaaaaacttgtttttttaatagctttcaacaaaatggatatatattatcgtaGATGTTTgtctcaaaaattttattttaaaaaatttttatattcaataaattcatgcagaattaaaaaaacttagtAGTTTAAGTcacaatttctcaaaaattataaattaaaaagaaaatatgtaatttaattttaaatttttataaaattatatattttatatatatatcgtaactaattaatataatataatttatataaatataaaagtgttTCAAATGtcgaataattacataataaacaaGTACAAGAATTTTAGGaagttgatttataataatattagatataattcattataaagatatatttattacaacttGATCAATTAAGCGGGCATGACTTAATAACAAAACAATCTTAACAAaacaatcttaaaaattttacaaaagggTAGTAGCAGATGCATAAGTGAGACTTCCAATAGGTGCGTAAGCTAAGGGTGATGAGTAAGCAGTTGTATATGCATAGGCATTAGGATAAGAGGCAAAAGTGGTAACAGTTTTGGTTGCTGGCAAGTTTACTAATCTCGCCGTTTGTGGAACTTTTTCTGGCAATTGTACCGGAGTGACAAGAGCTTTCACTGGTGTAGCAgtctgttgttgctgttgtgaTTGTTGTCGTTGCAATGATTGTTGTTTTTGATGTTCTTGTTGCTGTCCCTGTTCTTGTTGTATTCTCTGCTGTTGCTGAATTTGCTGTTGGAATCGCAATCTGGATTGTTGTTGAAGCTGTTGCAATTGTTGCAACTGTTTCTGTTGCTGTTCTTGTTGTTGTCTTTCAAACTCTTTCAATTGTTGCAGTTGTTGTTCTTGTTGTTGTCGAAGTTGCTCGTCACGAGCGATTGGACCGTTGGATGCAATTAGAGGACCGGATCTAGCCTCAACTACTTCAACGTCAGAATCTGGACCGCTGGCTGGAATGACTGGAGCTGGTGCAGGTGCTGCAGGCAGAACAGGTGCAGCTGCCGCAGCAGGCGCAATGGCTGGTGCGTATGGTAATAATGGAGCTGCAATGGCTGTTACAGCGGTTGCTGGTTCCCGGCTTACCACTGCGTTAAAGCCATTTATCGGATCCGCTGTATACTCGACTATGCGTCGAGTACCGTCTGCCTCAATCAAGCTGTAGCTACCTTGTACCAAATCGCCATTTCTAGTTTCATATTGGGCTTTAGAGTCTCCGGTTACAGCATCTTGGACGTCATACGCAAAACTGTAGTGGGGTGCCGCCTCTAATTCCTCGAGTTTTGCTGCCACTATAGGTGCCGGTATCGCCGGTACCACCGCCCCTTTTGAAAAGACTGCCACGCTTAAGAGTATGATGAGctgaatataaaaagaaaattttttcagaaaattatttaattcaagaaagaacgaaattctataaaattatatatgtatatatatatatatatatatatatatatatatatatatatatatatatatatataatgatatatatttcttttatattcaaaatcaattttaattattaaaattaaaatttttttcgtttttttttgttcaaatatatatctgttgtaatttataaatatataatataaagatatatctgtatgtaatatcgataataatcgtaaaattttttataataaaaaagacagATTTACATTACTGTTATGTAATTTCATCAAAAGTTAAGATGATCAATATCTAGTGGCATATGCTTTATGCTAACTTGATGCACAGCTTGTTGTTGATcgataaagtaattaatatttaataatttagcagatatatattagataataatacaaaatttgatgaaactacaatatttgtgaaacttttaaatatttcaaaatatatttgaaattttcgatttttgataattataattgtcctaaaaacaataaaaaaagaataataaaaatgaaaattaataatagatattgcaacaaaaaaaaggaaaaatacaatatattttaaatataaacaaatatataaaaaaaagaaagaaatataataaattaatataatataatatttaattaataaaactaattaaaatgatcTTTATGTTAAGTCTATGTTTATTGATTTCTAGCAAAGAACTTCTTACCTTTCCAGCCATGTTTGTTTGCAAGAAGATCGCCAGAAGACTGATGCCTTGGGGTAAAATTCGTCGTACTTTTATACGCCTGATGACTGTCGCTGTTTTCGTGTCATCCGCTAACAATAATCGAGCTATTCCTTGCACCCAAACTCACATCGAAACACCTGTCTTACACACAGTGTCCCCACTTAATCTCTCCTTGTTTTATTTAGCCTACCTATTACTCTCTTTCTTTTGCCATTCGATGACCTCCTCATAAATGTTAcgatgtatatacatacaaccACAAACCGATGAGTATACACGCTTATGTTTCTTCATATCGTCGTAGTGAATACACGCGACCTGTATGCCAATATGTCGAAGATACGAAGTCTCGAGGTCATACGATGAAACCGCGAACGCAAACTGTGAACTCTACTCTAACCCTCCCTTGTGATGAAAGGTGCGTACTTccaaaagtttataatattgcGCGATTGTTATCGATTAGCATTTATGTCGCAGCTACGACACATTGAACTAAGGCTATAGGCCAAAAGTTTCTTAAtaggaagaattattattcttctatttgaataagtgtttgaaaaatttttataatacgactatattagaataatttacaattatcagatagattgattaataataaattggtaaacaaaattattattattattatatgagaggaatatcaaataatttatttttaaattatatatattaaaattatcattaattaaattaatattacaatacatttaattaattattttttcattcaaatttttcatttttattctcacgcaaatataatataattttttttgtgttatttaaattttcataaaaaattaaattaaattaaattatattattaaattatattaaattaaattattatttttaattatttaatagttttttaattttaaaaataaaaatatatctctattttaaaaataaatcaattaattttatatttcgtgcaTTAGAGCATTtgcattttgtaaaaaattataaaaaagtatatttctgtttattcaataaatattctattttttaacaatagtaaactattaataatctataaaatatagaatttaaataatacaattataatttattttttatgtagtaCTGATTACcaataattttcagaaaaatttaatttaaaatttttttttaatttttataaaaaattttataaaatatttcggttaaacttattaatgaaattttaacaataattccctataaaataatttaatatgatattttataagtaaaaatatatggaataattatcatcttttaaaattgtattttaataataaaatttaataataataataataataataaaatttcggttaataaatttgaaaatctattatatctcaaaattatatctaataatctaataatatagaaaataaaaaaaattaaaaattaaaataaaataaaattaataataattcaaatacatttatttacatagtttttttatactgatatattattatattgaaataaaatatatattgagataaaaaatatattgaatattttatttaatatgtatatactaatatagaaattgtacaagatatgtatatatttacaaaatgttaatatattcatgaatattgattaatatattctttgagagaataattatagattgaaagaaacacaaaaattgatataatgtaGATAgcttatctattaaataataaacaattcaagtttgtattaaatgaaacaaagaCAAAGTGAGCTGTGACGGAAATAAAATCGTTTCACTTTATGTTCAATACTAtcccataaatatatatatatatatatatatattaatactataaatGGTTTAGCATTTTTtagacatttttaaaattttattttttcccgaattaaataattattttttaaaaatatcatatttttatttattactttaaaatgataataaaaattcatgtaacaaagaaatataaaatttaatatttttaatatatatttatttttattaactaaaatattaaactattttttcactaaacttttttatttttataaaataagataataaaaaaatatataatatttatatacataaatgaattcaaattttaattaaataaattttttttataaaaatatttctttaataatctatacaaaatgaattatgaatggtattaaaaatattaagagaataagaaaacgttataatttttttacattacataattattaacaaaaatatatttatattaattttagatatatcatatgtaaaaataataatataattttatttttatatctctatatttaacatgatatatttatatttaaattaattattttcaatttaattagatctctttaatttttcttttagaataatataattacataaaaagaaataagaaagatttttatttgattattttcatttgtttattaaaatgtatttgaaatttttgcatttgaaTATGTACACAAAACTAACATTTAAGAACCTATGGTTTATATTCTTCCATGTAATATGTATGCATGCATATGTGTATAcctgtatatttaaaaaatgcattacTAATGCGCATATGatctttctttgttttatgttttcatatatattcatatactttttaaaagttcaataattcttgttaacataaaaaaattaatttaattttttataataaataaatttctgatataataataaaacgatttaaagataatttttcaaataataaacaaaattatattttataaaattaatattaaatattttaaaagcatttatgtataaatagaatattaatatatataaaatttttttattataaaacatattaaacaGGTACAATTTTAGAggccaaaaaaaataaaaattagtatacaaaaattaaggcttatttattaagttttaagCAATATAATCTCACATTAGATGAAACAAAATGAGATTAGAATGTAAAGAtaacgataattttcattctatcttactttgtttaatataaagtttaattagtaattatttaataactaaatcttaattaacatttttgtatatcaatttttgtatttgttttgccttttaaacaatttccaaAGAAACTCCATGAACAATAttccttatattttaattattattatataagaattcataaaattcaaatttttcaaattattaataaaatgtaataaatttataaataaaaataatacaaaatttattaataaaattaaaatatattttcaatattgtaattaattgttagtaatgcattatattatactattatattatatattatactaattttctttaaatattatcaattgaatCTTTATTTGATGATTGCTACATTTTATGTGAAAATGAAGTGTGAACGTgagtatcatttatatattatcattaatacgTTGAAGAAAGTCATTCGAGGTTATTCGACGAAATTACGAAAGATAgtgaattctatatatatttattgtatttttttcttattcaatgtTCATAGTTTTATCCAATTAACAAGATTATctttatcattattcattaattattaattttattaattattatcataatatttaaaaatttttgcattaaaaagaatataaatatacgcaataacttttttaaaattgaaaattaaattaaaaaataaatattagaaataatgcataatattgattgtatatatggattgtatataatttatattattaaataacattgtgtgatgcatattatatatatacaaaattgattaataaaattaaaatatattttcaatattgcaattaattgTTAGTaatgcattaataatatattatactaattttctttaaatattgtcaattgatatatatatatattttttcaatatgtattttttgtaatacatAAGAGAATAAGAGATTGAAATAGAAGATAATAAGATTttgatctatatataatattctgataaattattttttgtatgtattatttttatgtacatataatttacaaaataaaaaaataatttgatatttttaatgtattatgtataaaattttaaaaataaattctttataaaaatgttatgtgaattattttattgtattttaaaataagtaaattaaatattattaaataaataaattaaatattataaataaatgaatatttataaatcattacaaattcagaaaaatatataaaaattaaatttaattttaatttaatataattttataataaattttataaaaattaaaaaactttttcaatgatattttcaatgatataatattaatgaatataatatattatatattaatataatatagtataaataaacattatattgaattaatattaatagtattatatatataataataataatattatatttataataaattaaatattattttattatttttaataataataaataggttaaaataatgaatgatgATAATTCtacaaatcattaaaaatatatcttcatttttcatgttgaaagatatataataataaataaatattattataatttaatagtaaataaatatttcaatcttaaaatagaaaatagattaaaatatcaatcaataaaaaagtactaatttttaaaaaatatatattattttaaaacattaaaaaattatatatttaaatttaataacaattatataaaaatatattaatgtaaattattttaatatttaaaattttttattgtaattacaatatcaaataattataattttttataaattttcattaaaaaatatataaagatttatacaaaatatattttaaataataaatttaaatgattgtatgtaatttttgtatattgatttttaatgatctgaaagaatagaatttttaatatcgaattatatattcttttatattcataatcaatgtttaatatttttcaataataaataaaaattattataataataaaaatttcaaatatataatatcgtatattatatcatatataataattatttattaatcattaagaaaaaattaaatcattttttttcatctctcgtttcaattttcaatggagattttaaattttttttacttgtttataataataaatataaaattatatcacattCTGAGATataatcgtttttttaattatagtaatataacATGATAACGTAATAcatagttatattaaatataataattaaaaaaataatattgatcaaCACATACttgtgattttataatttttaatatatttctttttataaattttaatatactaattaaatctataaatttcatcttaccagaatctataattttttaaaaaattaaaataaaaaaattgaaatttgaaaatgttccATGTGTTTTTATATGTGTTtccattgtttttataataatagttattcagtttttttttgatacgaaATGATTCTATGAATTTTGCCTaacaaagtaatataaataattattataaataattattataaataattattaatttatcaacatCTAGATTTAAATCATGATCAAAGTTAAGTTAAATTGAAAACATACGATAGAACAGTCTATAGAACAGTCtgctaaaaagaagaaataacaaaggacgttacaatattatttttattttcgatatagaAACTAAATAGCTTTCTAAAAATACAAAGCAATAATACTCAATAACAATTATTGgagacttttatattataatatgctatattttatatacttgattatatattgctatatatatgtaatagacGAAACGCTATCattgaatattatcattacatatttataatacatataatctaaaatatagtAGAATAACGAAAAAGAATCGCAGATCAACTTTTCAGAActcgttataaaaaaaaaagtttgctcTTAAAAGAatgatcttaaaataaattttgaaaaaattctttaaaatctagaaatgtttgaatttgtaaaatttaaaaaaaaaaaaacaacttcaattttcattctgTGTTACaacaaaaaatgattttcgaaaaagtaaaaagtaaaataagagttttagtttaaaataaatccatgtacagtattatat
The window above is part of the Apis mellifera strain DH4 linkage group LG11, Amel_HAv3.1, whole genome shotgun sequence genome. Proteins encoded here:
- the CPR3 gene encoding cuticular protein 3 precursor, translated to MAGKLIILLSVAVFSKGAVVPAIPAPIVAAKLEELEAAPHYSFAYDVQDAVTGDSKAQYETRNGDLVQGSYSLIEADGTRRIVEYTADPINGFNAVVSREPATAVTAIAAPLLPYAPAIAPAAAAAPVLPAAPAPAPVIPASGPDSDVEVVEARSGPLIASNGPIARDEQLRQQQEQQLQQLKEFERQQQEQQQKQLQQLQQLQQQSRLRFQQQIQQQQRIQQEQGQQQEHQKQQSLQRQQSQQQQQTATPVKALVTPVQLPEKVPQTARLVNLPATKTVTTFASYPNAYAYTTAYSSPLAYAPIGSLTYASATTLL